TCGACGCGATCTGCGCCGACGCCGACGACGACCACTCCGACCACGACATGGGCGGCGACATCATCCCCCGGTTGGTGGCCGACGGGATGGCCGCGGTCTACGACTTCTCCGACAACGAGGTGCCCGGGGCCACCGACCGCGATCGCGGCTACTGGCGCGACGTCGGCACCCTCGACGCCTTCTACGACGCCCACATGGACCTGGTGTCGGTGCATCCGGTGTTCAACCTGTACAACCAGCGCTGGCCGATCCGCGGGGCCACCGAGAACCTCGCGCCGGCCAAGTTCGTCAACGGCGGATCCGCACAGGAATCGGTGGTCGGTGCCGGCAGCATCATCTCGGCGGCGTCGGTGCGCAACTCGGTGCTGTCGTCGAACGTGGTGATCGGGGACGGCGCGATCGTGGAGGGATCGGTGATCATGCCCGGCGCCCGGGTGGGCCGCGGCGCGGTGGTGCGCCATGCCGTGCTGGACAAAAACGTGGTGGTCGGGCCGGGGGAGATGGTCGGCGTCGATCTGGAGAAGGACCGGGACCGGTTCGCGATCAGTGCCGGAGGTGTGGTCGCGGTCGGCAAAGGGGTGTGGATCTGAGTCCTCAGCCGTCGATCCCGGGATAAACATTCGCACGTGTGCATGTATGCTGATTGCGGGTGATGCCGACGACACCACCGAGGAGTGAGGCGATCGGCGGCCACGGTGCCGCCGTCGCGGTGGGGAGGAGCTGTGGACGTCGTCTTGGGGGTCTCGATGACCCCGTCGGCGATCTACACGTCGCTCGCCGACGGCGACCGGGCCGCCGGCGTGACGATTGATGAGGACATGCTGGCGGTGCCCGCCGACGCCCGCGCCGCCGACGAGGTGGTGGCGGCGGTGCTCGCGGCCCGCCAGCAGGCGCACGACGGCGGCTACCGGTTGTCCTCGATCGGGGTGACCTGCGTCGATCAGGGCGACACCGCGGCGCTCAGCGACGCGTTGGCCGACCACGAACTCGGCACCGTGATGGTGGTGTCGGGGTTTCTGGCCGCGGCGGCGTTGACCCAGACCGTCGGCAAGGCGTTGGGCTATCCGCACACCGCGCTGCTGTACCTGGAGCCCCAGACGCTGACGGTGGCGGTGGTGGACTCGGCGACCGGGGCGATCGGCGCGGTGCATCGGCGTGCTTTGACCGAGTCCGGTGCGGATCGCACCGCGGTGCTGTCCGAGGCGCTGACCGAACTGACGATGCTCGAGACCCGCCCGGGCGGGCTGTATCTGGTGGGAGCCGGCGCCGACGTGCGGACGCTGCGTGATGCGGCGGAGGCCTTGACGGCGTTGCCGGTGAACCTTCCCGAAGAGCCGGCGTTGGCCCTGGCGCAGGGCGCGGCGGTCGCCGCGGCGCATGCGCCGCTGTTCACCATGTCCACCCAGGCGTTGGCCTACTCGCGCGACCCGGGCACCGATGGGGTGGCACCGGAGGAGTTGGCGCGTCGATTCGCCGACGGGGTCGCCGGCGGGGTCGCCGATGACGGCCGGGCCTACAGCGCCGAATCGTCCGGCGCGGACCACGGCGAGGACCCTGACTCCTCGACGCGTCCCGCGGGGGCGCTGCGACGGCGCCGCACGCCGCTGCTGGTCGGAAGCTCGATGGCGGTGATCCTGGTCATCGGCACGGTGGCTCTGGTGATCTCACTGGCTTTGGACATCCGCCCGGCCGCGCGGCTGTTGCCCAACTTCGGCGACGACACCCCCGCCGCCCCGGCCCCGCCGCCGGCGCAGACGATCGAACAACCCGCCCCGGTGGTGCAGCAGGTCCCGCCGCCCGATGCCGTGGTGCCCCCGCAGGCGCCGGCCGCCTCACCCGCCCCGAAGGCGCCGCCGCTCGCCCCGCCGGCCCCGCGGGCACCGAGCGTTCCGGAGGTCGTCGTTCCGCCGCCGGCGCAGGCGGTGCGGCCCGACCCGCCGGCCGCTCCGGCGCCCGAACCGCCGGCCGTGCAGGCTCCCGACCCGCCGGCCGTGCAGGCTCCCGACCCGCCGCCGGCGGCGCCGGTGCCGGTGCCGATCCCGCTGCCGGTGATGGTGCCCGACGTGCCGATCTTCTCGCCCCCGAAGGCCCCGGTGGAGAAATCGCCGCCAAAGAGCCCGCCGAAGGTGGATCCGCCGAAGGCCCCCCGCGTTCCCAAGGCCCCCGACCCGCCGCGTTGGCAACCACCGTGGCAACCGGAGAAACCCAAGGCCCCCAAGGTCCCCAAGACACCGGAGTTGCCCAAGGCCCCCAAGGCCCCCAAGACACCGGAGTTGCCCAAGGCCCCGAAGGCCCCGAAGGTGCCGAGCTGGCAACCGAAGGCCCCCAAGGCCCCGAAGGTGCCGAGCTGGCAACCGAAACGTCCCCCGGCGTGGCAGCCCAAGGCGCCGTCACTGCCGAAGCTGCCGTTCCCCGATCTGCGGCTACCGTTCTAGACGGCGGTCACCACAGGTAGGGCACCAGCCGGTAGCGAACCTGCCGCTGATAGTCGGGGTAGCCGGGCAGTTGCCGGCTGAGCAGCCGTTCCTCGTCGCGCAGCCGCAGCACCAGGATCGCCACCGTCGCCGGGAGCATCGCCAGCGCCCACCAGGAGCCCAGGGCCAGCGGGACGCCGATCATCAACACCACGGTCGCCGTGTACATCGGGTGGCGCACCCAGCCGTACAGGCCGTCGGTCACCAACCGGTGGTCGGCGTCGACGGTGACGGTCGCACCCGCGTGGGCGTTCTGGACCACCACCAGCATGCTGGCGCCCAGGCCGACGGCGACCAGGGCGTCACCGAGCAGCACCACCGCGAGCGGCACCGACGACCAGCCGTATCGGTGATCGATCGCGCCGAGGAGCAGCGTGGCCAGCACCGCCGCCACGAGCAGGCTGACGAGGATCTTCTGCGCCCGTCGGGTCTCGGCGCGCGGTCCGGCTCGCATCCGGCGCTGCAGCGCCGCCGGGTCGGTGCGCCCCAGGACCACGGTGGCCAGCACCGAGACGAGGGTGAACACCGCGAGGAAAACCCAGGCCTGCCAGTAGTCGGGGCCCCCGGCGGCACCGACGAGCACCAGCGCGAACAACCCGATACCGACCACTGACCTGATCGCTACGCTCACCGCCATCTTCACCGTCGACATCGCCTCACCCACGCAGGTCACGCCGTTGGAACGCGACGATGCCCACCGCGGCGAGCACCCCATCGATGAGCACCAGCCACGTCAGGCTCACCGCGGTGAAATCGCCGGCGCCCACCCGGGGCACGTGGGCGAACGGCTCCAGATCGAGCAGCCACTGCGGCACCGTGGACAACGAGCCCAACAGGTACACCGCGACGAACCCCACCAGCACCGCCCAGACGGCGGGGGTGAACCGGGGGAGCACCCCGAACAGCGCCAGGGTGAGCGCCACCAGCAGCCACACCGCCGGCACCTGGGCCGCGGCGGTGCCGACGACGGTGCCGAGTGCGCCCGCGACGTCGCCGGCGGCCACCCCGTAGACCAGGCCGGTGACCACCCCGCAGCACAGCAGCGCCACAGCCGGGGCGCCCGCGGCGAACACCAGATGACTTGCCAGCCACCGTGTTCGAC
This sequence is a window from Mycolicibacillus parakoreensis. Protein-coding genes within it:
- a CDS encoding methyltransferase family protein, translating into MKMAVSVAIRSVVGIGLFALVLVGAAGGPDYWQAWVFLAVFTLVSVLATVVLGRTDPAALQRRMRAGPRAETRRAQKILVSLLVAAVLATLLLGAIDHRYGWSSVPLAVVLLGDALVAVGLGASMLVVVQNAHAGATVTVDADHRLVTDGLYGWVRHPMYTATVVLMIGVPLALGSWWALAMLPATVAILVLRLRDEERLLSRQLPGYPDYQRQVRYRLVPYLW